The following proteins are co-located in the Noviherbaspirillum sp. UKPF54 genome:
- the fliP gene encoding flagellar type III secretion system pore protein FliP (The bacterial flagellar biogenesis protein FliP forms a type III secretion system (T3SS)-type pore required for flagellar assembly.), producing MFNKIRPGIKTTLRAASIAALLGLPVFAFAQQAGLPAFNSTPAPGGGQTYSLSLQTLLLLTSLSFLPAALMMMTSFTRIIIVLSLLRQALGTQGAPPNQVLIGLSLFLTLFVMGPVLDKIYTDAYQPLSENKISMSQALEKGAAPLKSFMLKQTRESDLALYVKLSRGPALQGPEDVPLRVLVPAFVTSELKTAFQISFAIFIPFLIIDMVVASVLMSMGMMMVSPAIVALPFKLMLFVLVDGWQLLIGSLAQSFY from the coding sequence TTGTTTAACAAGATACGGCCCGGCATCAAGACGACACTGCGCGCGGCATCCATCGCCGCCCTGCTCGGCCTGCCGGTTTTCGCGTTCGCGCAGCAGGCTGGCCTGCCGGCATTTAACAGCACTCCTGCGCCGGGCGGCGGGCAAACCTACTCGCTGAGCCTGCAGACGCTGCTGCTGCTGACCAGCCTGTCGTTCCTGCCGGCCGCTCTGATGATGATGACGAGCTTCACGCGCATCATCATCGTGCTGTCGCTGCTGCGCCAGGCGCTCGGCACGCAAGGCGCGCCGCCCAACCAGGTGCTGATCGGCCTGTCGTTATTTCTGACCCTGTTCGTGATGGGGCCGGTGCTGGACAAGATCTATACCGACGCCTACCAGCCTCTTTCGGAAAACAAGATCAGCATGTCGCAGGCATTGGAAAAAGGTGCCGCGCCGCTCAAGAGCTTCATGCTGAAGCAGACGCGTGAATCCGATCTGGCGCTGTACGTCAAGCTGTCGCGCGGCCCCGCCTTGCAAGGCCCGGAAGACGTGCCGCTGCGGGTGCTGGTACCGGCCTTCGTCACCAGCGAGCTGAAGACCGCATTCCAGATCAGCTTCGCGATCTTCATCCCGTTTCTGATCATCGACATGGTAGTGGCCAGCGTACTGATGTCGATGGGCATGATGATGGTATCCCCGGCCATCGTGGCGCTGCCCTTCAAGCTGATGCTGTTCGTGCTGGTCGACGGCTGGCAGTTGCTGATCGGTTCGCTGGCACAGAGTTTTTATTAA
- the fliQ gene encoding flagellar biosynthesis protein FliQ, which yields MTPESVMGIGRHAMEVTLMVAAPLLLVALAIGLIVSIFQAATQINEQTLSFIPKLVGIFVALVVAGPWMLSVMLDYMRELFTNIPNMIG from the coding sequence ATGACTCCTGAAAGCGTCATGGGCATCGGTCGCCACGCCATGGAAGTGACATTGATGGTGGCCGCGCCGCTTTTGCTGGTGGCCCTGGCTATCGGCCTGATCGTCAGCATATTCCAGGCGGCGACGCAGATCAACGAACAAACTCTGTCGTTCATCCCCAAATTGGTCGGGATATTCGTCGCACTGGTGGTAGCTGGCCCCTGGATGCTGTCCGTGATGCTCGACTACATGCGCGAGCTGTTCACGAATATCCCCAACATGATCGGCTAG
- the fliR gene encoding flagellar biosynthetic protein FliR — MISITSAELNTWIASFLWPLTRILGLVSTAPLFGNVSVPRRIKAGLGVMLSLVIAPTVPALPALDPMSMQGLLILMQQLVIGLSMGFAMRIVFAGIEMAGEISSMTMGLGFATFYDPQSRGHSSAISQFLALLTLMIYLATDLHLVLLSTLSQSFSSLPISANAISGAGFQQLASLGGRIFSAGVQLSLPIVAALLITNMALGILTRAAPQLNIFGIGFPVTISVGFAMIAISLPYLATPIGHVLHEGIGAIQQITTAMTPKAN; from the coding sequence ATGATCTCCATCACCAGCGCCGAACTCAATACCTGGATTGCCTCTTTCCTGTGGCCGCTGACGCGCATACTCGGCCTGGTATCGACCGCGCCGCTGTTCGGCAATGTTAGCGTGCCGCGCCGTATCAAAGCCGGGCTCGGCGTGATGCTGTCGCTGGTGATCGCTCCGACAGTCCCGGCGCTACCCGCGCTCGATCCGATGTCTATGCAGGGGCTCCTGATCCTCATGCAGCAACTCGTGATCGGACTGTCGATGGGCTTTGCAATGCGGATCGTCTTCGCGGGCATCGAAATGGCGGGCGAAATCAGCAGCATGACGATGGGCCTGGGCTTCGCGACGTTCTACGATCCGCAGTCGCGCGGCCATTCGTCCGCCATCAGCCAGTTCCTGGCGCTGCTGACATTGATGATCTATCTGGCGACCGACCTGCACCTGGTACTGTTGTCCACGCTGTCGCAGAGCTTTTCCAGCCTGCCGATTTCCGCGAACGCCATCTCGGGAGCGGGCTTTCAGCAATTGGCGAGCCTGGGCGGGCGCATCTTCAGCGCAGGCGTGCAATTGTCGCTGCCGATCGTCGCCGCGCTCCTGATTACCAACATGGCGCTCGGCATCCTGACCCGCGCGGCACCGCAACTCAATATCTTCGGCATCGGCTTTCCGGTGACCATTAGCGTAGGGTTTGCGATGATAGCGATATCCCTGCCCTACCTTGCCACGCCAATCGGACATGTGCTGCATGAAGGTATCGGCGCAATCCAGCAGATCACGACGGCGATGACTCCTAAAGCGAATTAG
- the flgL gene encoding flagellar hook-associated protein FlgL: MRISTNMIFELGSTKISDLQSNLAKTQQQLSTQRRVLTPADDPVASANILGITQTMSINDQLATNRQNAKNLLSQQESVLQSVTTLLQDVKTLTVNAGNGAMDDSQRQYLTAELKGRIDELLGLANSRDGAGNFMFGGFQIASQPFSETPTGAQYSGDQGKRMLQIGPSRHIALNDSGNSVFESNRTGNGDFVTAAASTNTGSGIVGTGAIVNSTAVTGHSYSVDFTVIPGAITTTAYIVRDTTAGTYWDGAAWQPGAPPAMPAPPAPSAPYVPYVSGQAITVDGLQLDIKGDPANGDKFTLTPASIRAFSRRSRI; the protein is encoded by the coding sequence ATGCGCATCAGCACGAACATGATTTTCGAACTCGGTTCGACGAAAATCAGCGACCTGCAGTCGAACCTGGCAAAGACCCAGCAGCAGCTGTCGACTCAGCGCCGCGTGCTGACACCAGCGGACGATCCAGTCGCCTCGGCTAATATCCTGGGTATTACCCAGACGATGTCGATCAACGACCAATTGGCGACCAATCGCCAGAATGCAAAGAATCTCCTTTCTCAGCAGGAGAGCGTACTGCAAAGCGTCACGACGCTGCTCCAGGACGTGAAGACGCTGACGGTGAATGCGGGTAATGGCGCCATGGATGATTCGCAACGCCAATACCTGACCGCGGAATTGAAGGGGCGTATCGACGAATTGCTGGGACTGGCGAACAGTCGCGATGGCGCGGGAAATTTCATGTTCGGTGGATTCCAGATTGCTTCGCAGCCGTTCTCAGAGACGCCAACCGGCGCCCAATACAGCGGCGATCAGGGCAAGCGCATGCTGCAGATCGGCCCGTCCCGCCATATTGCATTGAATGACTCGGGTAATTCGGTATTCGAGAGCAACCGTACCGGCAATGGCGATTTCGTAACCGCGGCAGCGTCAACCAATACCGGCTCCGGGATTGTCGGAACCGGGGCGATCGTCAATAGCACGGCGGTCACCGGGCATAGTTATAGCGTCGACTTTACTGTGATACCCGGCGCAATTACGACGACGGCATATATCGTGCGGGACACGACTGCCGGTACGTATTGGGACGGGGCGGCTTGGCAACCTGGTGCGCCGCCTGCCATGCCGGCCCCGCCTGCGCCGTCTGCGCCATACGTTCCTTACGTCAGCGGCCAGGCAATTACAGTCGATGGATTACAGCTAGACATCAAGGGTGATCCAGCCAACGGCGACAAATTCACTCTAACCCCAGCGTCAATCAGAGCATTTTCACGACGCTCAAGGATCTGA
- a CDS encoding flagellar basal body rod C-terminal domain-containing protein gives MPGNGDQFIVQNNTTTSGDNRNMVLLGNLQTADTLVNGTTTYQGALSQMVSMVGNKTHELEVGKDAQGNLVTQLQQAQDSDSGVNLDEEGANLLRYQQAYVAAGKVMQAVKEMFDTLVALGRG, from the coding sequence GTGCCAGGTAACGGCGATCAGTTTATTGTCCAGAACAATACAACCACTTCCGGCGACAACCGCAACATGGTGTTGCTGGGTAACCTGCAAACCGCAGACACGCTTGTAAACGGAACGACCACTTACCAGGGAGCGCTTTCGCAAATGGTCAGCATGGTCGGCAACAAGACGCACGAACTGGAGGTGGGCAAGGATGCGCAAGGCAATCTGGTTACCCAGCTTCAGCAGGCTCAGGATTCGGATTCCGGCGTCAATCTGGATGAAGAAGGTGCCAATTTGCTGCGTTATCAGCAGGCTTATGTGGCAGCCGGCAAGGTGATGCAGGCGGTCAAGGAAATGTTCGATACGCTGGTCGCATTAGGACGTGGCTGA
- the flgK gene encoding flagellar hook-associated protein FlgK — protein sequence MANILSTSNSALFAAQQGLATTAHNIANANTVGYHRQVVLQAAIGGQDEGGGFIGKGTEVVSVRRVYNEYLGTQLRTVQTSQGQLDSHYTQASRINNMLADPNSGLSPVLQDFFQSVQNLAANPDARGSMLASSQSLASRFQSMDGQLRELRVAVNSEISTTITSINSYAQQIADLNDAISKAQSGSGQLPNDLLDQRDHMVGELSKLTKVTVAKDGSNYGIFIGNGQPMVVGSTVSKLAAAASPTDLSEVEVGLVTASGTIRLSENSLQGGKLGGLFEFRSTTLTDTQNQLGRIAIGLATTFNDQHKLGKDRTGAMGSDFFNVAPPLVSASSLNTGTAVVSASISDVSLLKASDYKVSYDGTNYSITRMSDNVQVSSTATLGAPGVTVDGVNIVSSGAMNLGDQFIVKPTINAASGFKVLVTDLNNIASAAPVATSSPTTNSGTATISNGTVDKTFSLSMLASPITLNYVANVPATTPPSGTLNDTATAPGTGFSFPVKVTDINGNSTIYPAGTPVPYSSGATITFGATTPSPPPAPQRHRRT from the coding sequence ATGGCTAATATTCTCAGTACCTCCAATAGTGCTCTCTTCGCGGCGCAGCAGGGTCTCGCCACGACCGCCCACAATATCGCCAACGCCAACACTGTCGGATACCATCGCCAAGTGGTGCTGCAGGCGGCCATCGGCGGACAGGACGAGGGGGGCGGCTTTATCGGCAAGGGTACGGAGGTCGTATCCGTACGGCGCGTCTACAATGAATACTTGGGCACGCAGTTGCGCACGGTGCAGACCAGTCAGGGGCAGCTTGACAGCCATTACACCCAAGCTTCTCGTATCAACAACATGCTGGCCGACCCCAATTCCGGGCTCTCGCCGGTACTGCAGGATTTTTTCCAGAGCGTGCAAAATCTCGCGGCCAATCCCGACGCGCGCGGCTCGATGCTTGCATCGTCCCAGTCGCTGGCCAGCCGTTTTCAAAGCATGGATGGGCAACTGCGTGAGTTGCGCGTCGCGGTCAATTCCGAGATTTCGACCACCATTACATCAATCAATTCCTATGCACAGCAGATCGCTGACCTGAACGACGCGATTTCCAAGGCGCAGAGCGGCAGTGGCCAGTTGCCGAACGATTTGCTCGACCAGCGCGATCATATGGTGGGCGAACTGAGCAAGCTGACCAAGGTGACAGTCGCCAAGGACGGCAGCAATTACGGCATCTTTATCGGCAATGGTCAGCCCATGGTGGTCGGTTCGACCGTATCTAAGCTGGCAGCGGCGGCATCGCCGACCGACCTGAGCGAAGTCGAGGTGGGTCTGGTCACCGCCAGCGGCACGATCCGGCTTTCGGAAAACAGCCTGCAGGGTGGCAAGCTGGGTGGGCTGTTCGAGTTCCGCTCGACCACCCTGACCGACACGCAGAATCAGTTGGGCCGAATCGCCATCGGACTGGCGACCACCTTCAATGACCAGCACAAGCTGGGCAAGGACCGGACCGGCGCCATGGGTAGCGATTTCTTCAATGTGGCGCCGCCTCTGGTCAGTGCAAGCAGCCTTAACACAGGGACAGCGGTGGTCAGCGCCAGCATCTCCGACGTGTCGCTGCTGAAGGCGAGCGATTATAAGGTCAGCTACGACGGAACGAACTACTCCATTACCCGCATGTCCGATAACGTGCAGGTCAGTTCGACGGCAACGCTAGGCGCTCCTGGCGTGACGGTCGACGGAGTCAATATTGTCTCGTCGGGGGCGATGAATTTGGGTGACCAGTTCATCGTGAAGCCGACGATCAATGCCGCGTCCGGCTTCAAGGTCCTCGTGACGGACCTGAACAACATCGCTTCCGCCGCGCCGGTCGCGACAAGCAGCCCGACAACCAATTCCGGCACTGCCACGATCAGCAATGGCACGGTCGACAAGACCTTCTCCCTGTCGATGCTGGCTTCGCCGATCACATTAAATTACGTTGCGAACGTTCCGGCGACAACGCCGCCATCGGGCACGCTGAACGACACTGCCACCGCTCCTGGAACCGGCTTTTCGTTTCCTGTAAAGGTAACGGATATCAACGGCAACTCGACGATCTATCCGGCAGGAACCCCGGTTCCTTATTCATCGGGCGCCACCATTACATTCGGAGCAACGACTCCTTCGCCGCCTCCCGCGCCCCAGCGACACCGACGGACGTAA
- the flgJ gene encoding flagellar assembly peptidoglycan hydrolase FlgJ → MVNRINSSENLAIDAKNLESLRQSARENSPEALKTAAKQFEALFMNMIMKSMREATPQDGIFDNEQSRMYTSMLDTQLSQNLSKRGLGLADMLVRQLSANLGGQAEPASASYYKAASAQARQYAAWQPAELSSAAPADGVKPNGGQPAHVQAFQDRLRSHAEEASRTTGIPAKFMLGQAALETGWGRKEIVAADGTPSYNLFNIKAGGSWKGRVVEAVTTEYVDGVPQKRVEKFRAYDSYADAFRDYGRLLRSNPRYENVLANASDVSGFAQGLQRAGYATDPNYASKLTNIITQIL, encoded by the coding sequence ATGGTCAACCGTATCAATTCTTCCGAAAATCTCGCCATCGACGCGAAAAACCTGGAGTCGCTGCGCCAGTCCGCGCGCGAAAATTCTCCGGAAGCGCTGAAGACGGCTGCCAAACAGTTCGAGGCGCTGTTCATGAACATGATCATGAAGAGCATGCGCGAGGCGACGCCGCAGGATGGGATTTTCGATAACGAGCAGAGCCGCATGTATACGTCGATGCTCGACACCCAGTTGAGCCAGAACCTCTCCAAGCGAGGCCTTGGGCTGGCAGACATGCTGGTGCGCCAGTTGTCGGCGAACCTGGGCGGGCAGGCTGAACCGGCCTCTGCTTCATATTACAAGGCGGCAAGCGCGCAGGCGCGTCAGTATGCCGCCTGGCAGCCGGCAGAGCTGTCATCTGCAGCACCCGCCGATGGCGTCAAGCCGAATGGCGGACAACCGGCGCATGTGCAGGCGTTCCAGGATCGACTCAGGTCGCATGCCGAAGAGGCCAGCCGGACAACCGGCATCCCGGCCAAGTTCATGCTGGGGCAAGCCGCGCTGGAAACTGGCTGGGGCAGGAAAGAAATCGTCGCGGCCGACGGCACTCCCAGCTACAACCTGTTCAATATCAAGGCAGGCGGCAGCTGGAAAGGCCGCGTGGTGGAAGCCGTCACGACCGAATATGTGGACGGCGTGCCGCAAAAGCGGGTCGAGAAATTCCGTGCCTACGACTCTTATGCGGATGCGTTCCGGGATTACGGCCGGTTGTTGCGCTCCAACCCGCGCTATGAAAACGTATTGGCCAACGCCAGCGATGTCAGCGGTTTTGCGCAGGGCCTGCAGCGGGCCGGTTACGCTACCGACCCGAATTATGCAAGCAAGCTGACTAACATCATTACGCAAATCTTATAG
- a CDS encoding flagellar basal body P-ring protein FlgI: MPVFRKFLPLAFAALCAGLSGAANAERLKDLASIQGVRQNQLIGYGLVVGLDGSGDQTTQTPFTVQSVISMLQNMGVNLPQGVSLQLKNVAAVVVTTSLPPFAQPGQTLDVTVSSMGNAKSLRGGTLLMTPLKGADGQIYGIAQGNVVVGGVGAAANGSKAQINHLSVGRISAGATVERAVPTAFGQGDSVFLELNDTDFSTASRVVDAINRQFGANTAAAQDGRVIRVRAPASSDERVSFLGALESINVTPAQIGAKVILNARTGSVVMNQSVTLDSCAVSHGNLQVVINTEPVISQPAPFSGGQTVVAQTSQIEIKKEPGQVLLLKGGANLADVVKALNAIGATPQDLLAILQAMKAAGSLRAELEVI, from the coding sequence ATGCCAGTTTTCAGAAAATTCCTCCCGCTCGCGTTTGCGGCACTCTGCGCCGGCTTGTCCGGAGCCGCCAACGCGGAACGTCTGAAAGACCTTGCCAGCATCCAGGGCGTACGGCAGAACCAGCTGATCGGCTACGGCCTGGTGGTCGGCCTCGATGGCAGCGGCGACCAGACCACGCAAACGCCGTTCACCGTCCAGAGCGTAATCAGCATGCTGCAGAACATGGGCGTCAACCTGCCGCAAGGCGTGAGCCTGCAGCTCAAGAACGTCGCCGCGGTGGTGGTGACGACATCGCTGCCGCCGTTCGCCCAGCCAGGGCAGACCCTCGACGTGACCGTGTCATCGATGGGCAATGCGAAAAGCCTGCGCGGCGGCACGCTGCTGATGACGCCGCTGAAAGGCGCGGACGGCCAGATCTATGGTATCGCGCAGGGTAACGTCGTGGTAGGCGGTGTTGGTGCCGCCGCCAACGGCAGCAAGGCGCAGATCAATCATCTCAGTGTCGGCCGCATTTCGGCCGGTGCGACCGTGGAGCGCGCGGTTCCAACGGCGTTCGGCCAGGGGGATTCGGTGTTCCTGGAGCTGAACGATACTGATTTCTCGACCGCAAGCAGGGTGGTCGATGCCATCAACAGGCAATTCGGCGCCAATACCGCAGCGGCGCAGGATGGGCGGGTGATCCGCGTTCGCGCGCCCGCCAGCAGCGACGAGCGCGTATCCTTCCTCGGCGCCCTGGAAAGCATCAACGTCACGCCCGCGCAGATCGGGGCCAAGGTCATCCTGAATGCGCGCACCGGTTCGGTGGTGATGAACCAGTCCGTCACGCTCGACAGTTGCGCGGTATCGCACGGCAACCTGCAGGTGGTGATCAATACCGAGCCGGTAATCAGCCAGCCGGCGCCGTTCTCCGGGGGACAGACCGTCGTGGCGCAGACCTCGCAAATCGAGATCAAGAAGGAGCCGGGCCAGGTCTTGTTGTTGAAAGGCGGGGCAAATCTGGCGGACGTGGTGAAGGCGCTCAATGCCATCGGCGCCACGCCGCAGGATTTGCTGGCCATCCTGCAAGCGATGAAGGCCGCCGGATCATTGCGGGCCGAACTGGAAGTCATCTGA
- a CDS encoding flagellar basal body L-ring protein FlgH, which translates to MKLSLLIPTMAAAFILAACGTVPETIVQQPLSARPQSPAAAVPTNGAIFQASTYRPVFEDRRARLVGDILTIAINEKTSAGKNALNSGSKTGSTDSSVSKLFGVPAATVADLGVGASSANKFEEKGAQASSNTFSGTITVTVTEVLPNGNLLVAGEKQVSFDKGVEFVRFSGVVSPQTVGAGNVVSSTQVADARIEYRTNSRIDKSEFMSQIARFFLSFAPL; encoded by the coding sequence ATGAAACTGTCGCTTCTCATCCCGACCATGGCAGCCGCCTTTATTCTCGCTGCCTGCGGTACGGTACCCGAAACCATCGTGCAGCAGCCGCTGTCGGCGCGGCCGCAGTCGCCCGCCGCAGCCGTTCCGACGAATGGAGCGATTTTTCAGGCGTCGACATACCGCCCGGTGTTCGAGGATCGTCGTGCGCGCCTGGTGGGCGACATCCTGACGATCGCCATCAATGAAAAAACGAGCGCAGGAAAGAACGCGCTCAATTCCGGCAGCAAGACCGGCAGCACCGACTCGTCCGTGTCGAAATTGTTCGGCGTACCGGCGGCGACGGTCGCCGACCTCGGCGTGGGCGCTTCCAGCGCCAACAAGTTCGAAGAGAAGGGCGCGCAAGCCTCCAGCAATACGTTCAGCGGCACGATCACGGTCACGGTTACCGAAGTGCTCCCGAATGGCAATCTCCTCGTGGCCGGCGAAAAGCAGGTCTCGTTCGACAAGGGCGTCGAGTTCGTCCGCTTTTCCGGTGTCGTCAGTCCGCAGACGGTCGGTGCCGGCAACGTGGTGTCCTCCACCCAAGTCGCGGACGCGCGCATCGAATACCGCACGAATAGCCGCATCGACAAGTCCGAATTCATGTCGCAGATTGCGCGCTTCTTCCTGAGCTTTGCGCCGCTATGA
- the flgG gene encoding flagellar basal-body rod protein FlgG, giving the protein MIKSLWISKTGMDAQQTQMDVISNNLANVSTNGFKRSRAVFEDLLYQTMRQPGAQSSQQTQLPSGLQIGTGVRPVATERIFTQGNLQATSNNKDVAIQGAGFFQVLLPDGTTAYTRDGSFQLDNQGQLVTSSGFVVQPAITIPADAQSITIGRDGTVSVTLPGTPTPTQVGALQLATFMNPAGLESKGENLYVETAASGNPNTNTPGTNGSGLLVQGYVETSNVNVVEEMVNMIQTQRAYEINSKAISTSDQMLQKLSQL; this is encoded by the coding sequence ATGATTAAATCGCTTTGGATTTCCAAAACCGGCATGGATGCGCAGCAGACGCAGATGGATGTCATCTCCAACAACCTCGCGAATGTCAGCACCAACGGCTTCAAGCGCTCGCGCGCGGTGTTCGAGGATCTGCTGTACCAGACCATGCGCCAGCCCGGTGCCCAGTCCTCGCAGCAGACGCAGTTGCCGTCGGGCCTGCAGATTGGCACCGGCGTACGCCCCGTCGCTACGGAACGCATTTTCACTCAGGGTAATTTGCAGGCGACGAGCAATAACAAGGATGTCGCGATTCAGGGCGCGGGCTTTTTCCAGGTCCTGCTGCCGGACGGAACAACGGCGTATACGCGCGACGGCTCCTTCCAGCTGGACAATCAGGGGCAGCTGGTGACGTCGAGCGGCTTCGTGGTTCAACCCGCCATCACCATCCCGGCGGACGCGCAAAGCATTACCATCGGGCGCGACGGCACCGTGTCGGTCACGCTGCCGGGCACGCCGACGCCGACCCAGGTCGGCGCGCTCCAGCTCGCGACGTTCATGAATCCGGCCGGCCTGGAAAGCAAGGGCGAAAACCTCTACGTCGAGACGGCGGCATCGGGCAATCCCAATACGAACACGCCGGGCACCAACGGTTCGGGCTTGCTGGTGCAAGGCTATGTCGAAACGTCGAACGTGAACGTGGTCGAGGAAATGGTCAACATGATCCAGACTCAGCGCGCCTACGAAATCAACAGCAAGGCGATTTCGACGTCCGATCAGATGCTGCAGAAGCTGTCGCAACTGTAA
- the flgF gene encoding flagellar basal-body rod protein FlgF gives MDRLIYTAMTGAKHILEQQATTSHNLANATTTGFRAQLDSFRAVPVVGDGLPTRTFVVDATVGTDFRPGAIQQTGRELDVAVQGDGWIAVERPDGSEGYTRHGSLKLNENGVLQTQGGLNVLGDGGPITIPPDAIVTIAKDGTISTVTQGNSPGATTTVGRIKLVNPPTDTLVRGDDGLFTVKDGNPADADAGVTLVGGALEGSNVNVIDSMVSMISLARQFELNMNLLKNAETNENKANEFLSLG, from the coding sequence ATGGATCGCCTGATTTATACCGCCATGACCGGCGCCAAGCATATCCTGGAGCAGCAGGCAACGACCTCGCACAACCTGGCCAATGCAACCACGACCGGCTTTCGCGCGCAGCTCGACTCGTTCCGTGCGGTGCCTGTCGTCGGCGACGGACTGCCGACGCGGACCTTCGTGGTCGACGCGACCGTGGGCACCGATTTCCGTCCCGGCGCCATTCAGCAGACCGGGCGCGAGCTCGATGTCGCCGTTCAGGGCGACGGCTGGATCGCGGTGGAACGTCCGGACGGCTCCGAAGGCTATACCCGCCACGGCAGCCTGAAGCTGAATGAAAACGGCGTGCTGCAGACCCAGGGCGGCCTGAATGTCTTGGGAGACGGCGGTCCGATCACGATACCGCCGGACGCGATCGTGACCATTGCAAAGGATGGCACGATTTCCACCGTCACGCAGGGCAACTCGCCCGGCGCGACCACCACAGTCGGACGCATCAAGCTGGTAAATCCGCCGACGGATACGCTGGTGCGCGGCGACGACGGGCTGTTTACGGTAAAAGACGGCAATCCTGCCGACGCGGATGCCGGCGTGACGCTTGTCGGCGGCGCGCTCGAAGGCAGCAACGTCAATGTGATCGATTCGATGGTGAGCATGATCAGCCTGGCACGCCAGTTCGAGCTGAACATGAATTTGCTGAAGAATGCCGAAACCAACGAAAACAAGGCGAACGAGTTCCTGTCTCTGGGCTGA
- the flgE gene encoding flagellar hook protein FlgE, whose amino-acid sequence MAFQQGLSGLNAASKTMETIGNNVANAGTVGFKKSQAQFADVYASSLIGSGASPIGIGTKLARVSQSFTQANITGTNNPLDIAINGDGFFRMADPSGAITYTRNGQFQLNKNGNIENANGSLLTGYPVGANGAISNGAAAPLRITNTALAPKPTDKYNVNLNLDSGKPVIGAVFDPTDPTTYTNQTSVGVYDSLGNSHVLSTFYVNRGPAAPGAGNTWDVYATVDGTPIGYVPPAAPVALTSIAFSTGGVALATPAVNANLTLTNGATSPQAVSVDFSGTTQYALEFGVRDQTQNGYTAGNLVSFNLSPDGKVVGSYTNGQTYTLGQVALARFADPNGLLAQGDNQWVETSVSGPPVVSTPGNSGLGVVQSSAVEESNVDLTAELVSMITAQRIYQANAQTIKTEDQIMQTLVNLR is encoded by the coding sequence ATGGCTTTTCAACAAGGTTTGAGCGGTTTGAATGCTGCATCAAAGACCATGGAAACCATCGGCAACAACGTTGCCAACGCCGGCACCGTCGGCTTCAAGAAATCGCAGGCGCAGTTCGCCGACGTGTACGCCAGCTCGCTGATCGGCAGCGGCGCGTCCCCGATCGGTATCGGCACCAAGCTGGCCCGGGTGTCGCAGAGCTTCACGCAGGCGAACATCACCGGCACCAACAACCCGCTCGATATCGCGATCAACGGCGACGGATTTTTCCGGATGGCCGATCCCAGCGGGGCGATCACGTATACCCGTAACGGCCAGTTCCAGCTGAACAAGAACGGGAATATCGAAAATGCCAATGGCAGCCTGTTGACCGGCTATCCTGTCGGGGCGAACGGCGCTATATCAAACGGCGCGGCAGCTCCGCTGCGCATCACCAATACCGCGCTCGCGCCGAAGCCGACCGATAAATATAACGTGAACCTCAATCTGGATTCGGGCAAGCCGGTGATCGGCGCCGTGTTCGATCCGACCGACCCGACTACCTACACCAACCAGACCTCGGTTGGCGTGTATGACAGCCTGGGCAATTCGCACGTGTTGTCGACTTTTTACGTGAATCGCGGACCGGCTGCTCCTGGCGCGGGAAATACGTGGGATGTATACGCCACTGTCGATGGCACGCCGATCGGCTATGTGCCGCCGGCAGCGCCGGTCGCGCTTACCAGCATTGCATTCAGCACTGGCGGCGTGGCCCTGGCGACACCGGCAGTCAACGCTAACCTTACGCTCACTAACGGCGCCACTTCACCGCAAGCCGTTTCGGTCGATTTTTCCGGCACCACTCAGTACGCACTGGAATTCGGCGTACGTGACCAAACCCAGAACGGTTATACCGCAGGCAATCTGGTGTCGTTTAACCTTTCGCCGGACGGCAAGGTGGTCGGCAGCTATACCAACGGCCAAACCTATACGCTGGGGCAGGTGGCGCTGGCGAGGTTTGCCGATCCGAACGGACTGCTGGCGCAGGGCGACAATCAATGGGTCGAAACCTCGGTTTCCGGTCCGCCCGTGGTCAGCACTCCCGGCAACAGCGGTCTTGGTGTCGTGCAATCGTCTGCTGTGGAAGAGTCGAACGTCGACCTGACCGCCGAACTGGTGTCGATGATCACCGCGCAACGCATCTACCAAGCCAATGCGCAAACGATCAAGACCGAAGACCAGATCATGCAGACGCTGGTCAACCTGAGGTAA